A genomic stretch from Lathyrus oleraceus cultivar Zhongwan6 chromosome 2, CAAS_Psat_ZW6_1.0, whole genome shotgun sequence includes:
- the LOC127121051 gene encoding uncharacterized protein LOC127121051 yields the protein METCCQLKDQNISILIHGMKANSNLIKLTQLFISISVFSFIFSPSSLFVFLHYFKFYFSTLPFQLYTHNIDKNSMFLLCNGLLVFVGLTKSFSGSSCDADDDKTSNNAEVLSSSQYIEEEEEDCSQSHIFDVEVNEPMLEREAEKRTSEPDEQSAEEEEERVEEENIEKIILIGEEEEEDVELFDEDDEEEDVELFDEDDEEEEDVELLEEVEEDYVEEEEESSILSTEELNKKFEDFIRKMKEDLRIDARRHLVMV from the coding sequence ATGGAAACTTGTTGTCAACTCAAAGACCAAAATATATCAATCCTGATTCACGGAATGAAAGCTAATTCCAATTTAATTAAATTGACACAATTATTCATTTCAATATCAGTGTTCTCCTTCATCTTTTCACCTTCTTCCTTATTTGTTTTCCTTCATTACTTCAAATTCTATTTCTCTACTTTACCTTTTCAACTCTATACTCACAACATAGACAAGAACAGCATGTTTCTTCTTTGTAATGGTCTCCTTGTTTTTGTTGGTTTAACCAAATCTTTCTCAGGTTCATCTTGTGATGCTGATGATGATAAAACTTCAAATAACGCCGAAGTTTTATCATCATCACAGTATAttgaagaggaagaagaagattGTTCACAATCTCATATCTTTGATGTTGAGGTCAATGAGCCAATGTTGGAGAGAGAAGCTGAGAAGAGAACTAGTGAACCAGATGAACAAAGTGCTGAAGAAGAGGAAGAAAGAGTAGAAGAAGAAAATATAGAAAAGATAATTTTGAtaggtgaagaagaagaagaagatgttGAACTATTTGATgaagatgacgaagaggaagatGTTGAACTATTTGATGaagatgacgaagaagaagaagatgttGAACTATTAGAAGAAGTGGAAGAAGATTAtgtagaagaagaagaagaaagtaGTATATTAAGTACAGAAGAGTTAAACAAAAAGTTTGAAGATTTCATTAGAAAAATGAAGGAAGATCTAAGAATTGATGCTAGACGGCATTTAGTAATGGTCTGA